One segment of Triticum aestivum cultivar Chinese Spring chromosome 2A, IWGSC CS RefSeq v2.1, whole genome shotgun sequence DNA contains the following:
- the LOC123190015 gene encoding calphotin, with product MRVSSGQETCKRKDNHWANAKLQSNDSRDGDGDCPGARTRAAAAALISSLRSAARPACPDPAPPCRALSSPSVRLSVHSSAMAPQAPTSAAAPTSWEPPAGVLPASTTAPAPVFRAPPAGATTGTTTEAAPASLTPSDGTTTATTTEATSACLPLPSVNGAATTFLAFRKADPAVRGRLQLLRPSTTKTRASSDLSLATPTPTTPPVAAAEDDGLHGAPFVGPDLGAAPDAAVRTPQPPLAVSWASLMDNVFSIDDEDELAPLTPLAARCSSGVSDPAAAAVVAAAPEASLDQGWVKVGVRRCSASPTLALAPRPIPAWLRGRCCRCLAPGHRATVCRDPFRCSRCLENGHRACDCRNPWRSLSSLAYLVVPPVSRLGIQHCQPPTPREAQLKSTLPSVALHRGSWASLVSASASPA from the coding sequence ATGCGAGTTAGTAGTGGGCAAGAGACATGTAAACGGAAAGACAACCACTGGGCAAATGCAAAACTCCAGTCAAACGACAGCCGCGACGGAGATGGCGACTGCCCTGGTGCGCGTACccgcgcggccgccgccgccttgatCTCCTCGCTCCGGTCTGCTGCGCGTCCGGCGTGCCCAGATCCGGCACCCCCGTGCCGCGCTCTCTCCTCTCCTTCAGTCCGCCTCTCCGTTCATTCGTCCGCCATGGCTCCCCAAGCTCCGACGTCGGCGGCCGCCCCGACCTCTTGGGAACCTCCTGCCGGTGTCCTCCCTGCTTCAACGACGGCGCCCGCTCCGGTCTTTCGGGCGCCTcctgccggcgccaccaccggtacGACGACGGAGGCCGCCCCGGCCTCTCTGACTCCTTCTGACGGCACCACCACTGCTACAACGACGGAGGCCACCTCAGCGTGTCTGCCGCTGCCCTCTGTGAACGGCGCCGCCACGACTTTCCTTGCCTTCCGCAAGGCCGACCCGGCCGTGCGGGGACGCCTGCAACTGCTGCGGCCCTCCACAACCAAGACGCGGGCCAGCTCCGATCTGAGCCTGGCGACTCCGACGCCTACCACGCCGCCTGTCGCTGCTGCCGAAGACGATGGTCTTCATGGAGCTCCCTTTGTTGGCCCCGATTTAGGTGCAGCCCCCGACGCCGCTGTGCGGACCCCGCAGCCGCCATTGGCCGTGTCGTGGGCTTCCCTCATGGACAACGTCTTCAGCATTGATGATGAAGACGAGCTCGCCCCGCTGACGCCGTTGGCTGCGAGGTGCTCCAGTGGGGTGAGCGATCCGGCTGCCGCTGCTGTTGTCGCTGCTGCTCCTGAGGCGTCTTTGGACCAGGGATGGGTGAAGGTGGGGGTCCGACGTTGTTCGGCGTCGCCGACATTGGCTCTGGCTCCCCGGCCTATCCCTGCCTGGCTTCGCGGTCGATGCTGCAGATGCCTCGCCCCTGGACACCGGGCGACGGTTTGCAGAGATCCCTTCCGATGCTCTCGTTGCTTGGAGAACGGTCATCGTGCTTGTGACTGCCGCAACCCATGGCGTTCTCTCAGCTCTCTGGCATATCTTGTTGTCCCGCCCGTCTCTCGCCTTGGCATCCAACATTGTCAACCTCCTACTCCAAGAGAGGCCCAATTAAAATCCACACTCCCTTCCGTTGCGCTTCATCGTGGATCTTGGGCGTCTCTGGTTTCTGCTTCCGCTAGCCCGGCATAA
- the LOC123190016 gene encoding fasciclin-like arabinogalactan protein 8 has protein sequence MAAARRLLLLLAVTLAALAAAARAHNITDILDGYSEYSLYNNYLSQTKVCDEINGRSTVTCLVLTNGAMSSLAANLSLADVKNALRLLTLLDYYDPKKLHSLHGGSELTTTLYQTTGDASGDMGHVNITNLRGGKVGFASAEPGSKFQATYTKSVKEEPYNLSVLEVSDPITFPGLFTSPSAASTNLTALLDKAGCKRFARLIVSSGVVKTYQAAMDKGLTLFAPTDDAFQAKGLPDLGKLTGADLVALLEYHALPQYAPKASLKTMKGGIPTLASTGKGKYDLSVVAKGDDVSMDTGMDKSRVASTVLDDTPVTVHTVDSVLLPPELFGGAPSPAPGASADAPASAPAPEASSAPAPSPNHDKTKPKHKSPAHSPPAPPADTPDTAPAESPEGDEEADKADDKNGATAVSMGIAAMVASVALVGATLL, from the coding sequence atggccgccgcccgccgcctcctcctcctcctggccgtgacccttgccgccctcgccgccgccgcccgcgcccacaaCATCACGGACATCCTCGACGGCTACTCCGAGTACTCTCTCTACAACAACTACCTCTCCCAGACCAAGGTCTGCGACGAGATCAACGGCCGCAGCACCGTCACCTGCCTCGTCCTCACCAACGGCGCCATGTCCTCCCTCGCCGCCAACCTCTCCCTCGCCGACGTCAAGAACGCGCTCCGCCTCCTCACCCTCCTCGACTACTACGACCCCAAGAAGCTGCACTCGCTCCACGGCGGCTCCGAGCTCACCACCACGCTCTACCAGACCACCGGCGACGCCTCCGGGGACATGGGCCACGTCAACATCACCAACCTCCGCGGCGGCAAGGTCGGCTTCGCCTCCGCCGAGCCCGGCTCCAAGTTCCAGGCCACCTACACCAAGTCCGTCAAGGAGGAGCCCTACAACCTCTCCGTCCTCGAGGTCTCCGACCCCATCACCTTCCCCGGCCTCTTCACCTCCCCCTCCGCCGCCTCCACCAACCTCACCGCGCTCCTCGACAAGGCCGGCTGCAAGCGCTTCGCGCGCCTCATCGTCTCGTCCGGGGTCGTCAAGACGTACCAGGCGGCCATGGACAAGGGGCTCACCCTCTTCGCGCCCACCGACGACGCCTTCCAGGCCAAGGGCCTGCCGGATCTGGGCAAGCTCACCGGCGCCGACCTCGTGGCGCTGCTGGAGTACCACGCGCTGCCGCAGTACGCGCCCAAGGCGTCGCTCAAGACCATGAAGGGCGGCATCCCGACCCTGGCCTCCACCGGCAAGGGCAAGTACGACCTCTCCGTGGTCGCCAAGGGCGACGACGTGTCCATGGACACCGGCATGGACAAGTCCCGCGTCGCGTCCACGGTGCTCGACGACACCCCGGTGACCGTGCACACGGTGGACAGCGTGCTGCTGCCGCCGGAGCTCTTCGGCGGCGCGCCGTCGCCGGCACCCGGAGCGTCGGCCGATGCGCCAGCGTCGGCCCCTGCACCAGAAGCCTCCtccgcgccggcgccctcgcctaaCCACGACAAGACGAAACCGAAACACAAGTCGCCAGCGCATtccccgcccgcgccgccggctGATACGCCTGACACGGCCCCCGCCGAGTCGCCGGAGGGAGACGAGGAGGCGGACAAGGCCGACGACAAGAACGGCGCGACCGCGGTGAGCATGGGCATCGCGGCCATGGTGGCCTCGGTCGCTCTGGTCGGCGCGACACTCCTCTGA